In Drosophila miranda strain MSH22 chromosome XR, D.miranda_PacBio2.1, whole genome shotgun sequence, the genomic window accagaGCCATgcacagaaacaacaacaacacccgAGCCATgcacagaaacaacaacaacacccgAGCCATgcacagaaacaacaacaacaccaaagCCATGCACGACAACACCAGAGCCATgcacagaaacaacaacaacaccagaGCCATGCACAGAAACAACAACTCCCAAGCCAACAACTCCCAAGCCAACAACTCCCAAGCCAACAACTCCCAAGCCAACAACGCCCAAGCCAACAACTCCCAAGCCAACAACGCCCAAGCCAACAACTCCCAAGCCAACAACAACTCCCAAGCCAACAACCACAAAGCGTACTACGAAAGCCACCAGGCCTACGACAACAACCACTCGCAGGACTACAGAAGCCACCAAGCCGACAACAACCACCAAGAAGCCACCGCATTCATGCTGCTCCTGCGGACCCGGTGGCAACGCCTGCGCGGGCTGCCCGCCCAGGGAGCACCTCTGCCAGGAGCTTATCAACTCTGCGCGCAACCTCGAGCAAAGGATCCGCCAGTGCGTGTGCGGACAGGCCAGCTGGCTGCTTTAAGAGCAGTCCCTGTTCCTGGTTCCGCTCCTGATCCGATCTCATGACACAACCCCTTGGACTACGATTTCCACGTTTCTTATAAGGTACTGTTGGCCACCATTTGGTGTCGGTCAATGTTGTTAATATATTCTGATAATACACAGGAGCGAAAGACACTCCTCCACTTCATCCTTTGCgcaaatattacaaaaaaagcATTTGATTTATTATTCAAGGAAGACCTCAACATAAAATATCCAAAGTCTCTTGGAGAAAAGGGATCATTAGGGATATCATTAGGATCAGAGATATAAACGATCACCTTGAGCAAAAATACATCTCCAAAGTCAAGAATTAATTCTGTAACTGGACAATTCTTTCAGATGATCTGAATTTCAAGCAGAAACAACTTCCTACGACTACAATCGCCGCAAAACAATCAGAAACCCTCTCCAGACGCGactaaaaaataaatttacgTACTCGTAAATCTTATCAAAAAGAAGAATCAACAATTTGTTGTACACTTTTCTACGTTTCTacgtttttatttgtttatacGAGTTGCCCCCCAAAggaacaaaaaacaacaaaaagtgCGTGGCATGGCATGGCGTGGTCCCATGAATGGTGGCGGCTGGAGAGAGAGTCAGAACCCGAACCAAACTTATTTATCAGTCGAGTGGAGTCGGGGAGGGCACTAGCAAAGCGGCTCTTTGGgcacttaaaaaataaaccCACTTGTGATTATAATTATGCCCATGACACCCACCGCCTCCCCGCCCACCAGCACGAAGGCGCGGGAGGAGAGCCAGCGAAGCGTGCTGATAAAGCTCCCAAATGCCTAGGCACATATGCACACGAGTTGATCCACatgagtacgagtatatctGCATACAGCAGAGGTCACAATTATAGCACACATAACCTCTGTACCGCCGAAGTCGGGTAAGTTCTGCCGATGCTCGGTTCAATATTCGATTCAAATGTTTCCCTTTATCCCTTATACCCTCACGGCTGATCTTTCCATTTCACCTTTTCGTCTTCTTTCTGTCGGCCCTATTGGGTTGACCCCAGCTGtagatacgagtatatatgtatgtttagGGGTATGCGAGTATATAGTTATGACATTTGTGCGCATTTGTTTTTCCCATTTTCAGCTGTGTGGCAGCCAGGCATGGCCCCCAACCCCAGGGGGGGCCCCTCAATGGGCAGGTAACTTCCCAGTTCCGTTCCAACCTCTAACTCCCCTCCCCACCGCTCTATCTGTCTGTAGATAATGAAAATTGGGCCCCCGCATGCAGCAGCGGCAGTGCCACATTGTCATTGAGGTTGAATTTGAATATTCCACGGACACCTGATGGCGGCTGAgaaggggatggggatggggatggggctgGGGACTGGCTGGGATGGTGGCGCCACTTGGGGGCCAAGTACAGGTGCAGGTCAGAGGTCATGCCCGCATGTGCTTTAGTTTCAATTGAAATCCATTGCCGGATGCCAGTCCTTGATGGCCCACAAAGATTGCGAGGACGAATCTCAAGGGTGGAATATCTTCTCTTACATCAGGGAAAAGCTTAAAGGTTAGCTTTAACTCTCATTCTGGGACGTCTTCAAGGAGCAAACCACAGCTTTGCCTCTCTTCAGTGCCcaagagaggcagagagagagagagatcgcCAAAGCTCTCTTCCCATGCTTAACGCCAGGCAAAAGCGCAAGATCGAAAAGCTCTCTCAACGAATCGTTCACTTTTTTCTacctgcacacacacacacgcacacacacacacacactcgcccATGCAAAAAGAGGGTTTTTTTGTTGTCCACTGTTTTCTATCGATTCGATAAGGAAATTAGCAGCGGCGGTGCGTATACTGCCGCCTCTCAGTTACTCAGTTTCTCAGTTTCCCAATGCCGCGTGACACACACATTCTTGCGTTGGAGAAAACCCAGCAACACGTGCGTGCACTCCCgctggtggcagtggcagtggcagtggcaggcagGCTCCCCTTCGATCGTGGCCTCCAATTACACTGACACATTCTCTGGGACGAACCCCCCCAGCTCACCCCCCACCACCCCTCAATCGAAATGGCGTGTGGTGGGGGCTGCCTTCTTCGAATTTCACAAGAACTACCACGAaacacacaagcacaagcaccaTAAAGTAATTTGATTATTGTCCGAGTTCTTCTATCGTATAAAGCACCACCCCGCCCCGACCGCACCTCGATTTGTGGTCGCAGAGCAGTCCGCAGATATATTTGCACGTCAGATGATGCTTGTTTCGCATTTCAGGCCGCAACGCAGGCAACGTCGCGACGCGTCAAGCGGAGGCCcaaaactaaaacaaaaaaaaactaaggTCCGCAAAAACGAATCGAAATCGGaatcgaaatcgaacgcaGAACGCAGAAAGCAGAATTGGGGTGCATAAAAATGTGATAAATAAATTGAAATTTGAACACATCATTTCCGTATTTCCTGCGtcacccccccaccccccatgCCCCACGGCTGGATGACAGGAGCGTGCCGCGAATGGGGCAGGTTGCATGACAGACCCtgaccagagaccagagagAGAATCCTCTGGGCGGCCAAGAATCAATTAGCGATATGGAAAAATGggaaaaatgaaagaaaatttCCAATATCCAATATCGAATAAGTGGACGGTAGGGAACCTGTCTCAATGATATATTTATTATGGCGGCAACAGCGGACCAAgtaaatgaaatgaaacggAACATATGGCACcccaccgcaccgcaccgggGGGGGTGGGCTGGTTGGCTCTAATTGGGGCATATGCACCGACTCGAGACACCTCTGGGAGGCATGGCCATGAGCACACATGTCGCTCCCCATGTCCATGGCCCACCGCTGCTCCACCCTTTATCATTTCAGATAAgtgcaccaccaccaccaccaccaccaccaccaccaccaccagacAGACACCAGGCACCCCCAATGCCCCGAAAGTATTGCGATAGGCCCTCCGTGCCATATGCCACGCACAACAGAAACCAATCACCGCGATATTGATCTATCAATTAAAAGGCTTTTGCTGTTACCACATCTCCTCCGCCAGATATATAATACCCACATATCTCCATAGTATATGGTGGAGAAGCGCCGTGTATGGATATATGGAAACGTTGTTCCTGATCTCCGACAACATTCGAGGCACTCTTTGGGTGAATTTCTTGGAACTAGACAATAATTGTAGGGCCATTAAAGTTTTAGCATAGATCTCTGGCATGATTTGGCGCTGATATTTCAGAGATTTGGTGTTTATGATTATGACTGGCACCATCTActgggggggtggggggatgGGTCTGTTAAATGATGATGAAATCTAAGCAAAAACCGAACGTTGTCGTGTGGAATGGAAATGTACGCGAGCGAGTTGTATGGCAGGGAAATATTGCCCAATATCCCACCAGACAATGACTAAACTACGCCCCAGAAGAAggcgaaacgaaacgaaacaaaagGCACCAGAGAGCTAGCTAGCTCTCGGCTCCGACAATAGACAATGGAGAATACTGTTGTCTTTGGCCCCtcctgcctcctcctcctccgcctccacctcctccttgTTTTCCATAACCGCTATCATCTATACATACACTTCTCTGGAGGGTCTCGCTGTGGGGGTGGGATGAGTGCTGTTGTTGAAAGTAACTGCGACGCACCGCACGGTGTAAGTGTCCAAAGGTGTGGAAATTACTATAGAAACAACAACTCCTTAGAGAAAGAGTGCGAGTGCGCGGTAGAGGGAGAGTTAATAGCCATAAAAGCGGAGACAGAGAGTGCAGTTAACAATTACAACAGCAAATGCCCGATAAGATATAGGAAAAAAACGAACCTGatcaagaaaaac contains:
- the LOC108151995 gene encoding salivary glue protein Sgs-3-like — translated: MKTTVACAIASILLISLADLATGSACGCTEPTTTPEPCTETTTTPEPCTETTTTPEPCTETTTTPKPCTTTPEPCTETTTTPEPCTETTTPKPTTPKPTTPKPTTPKPTTPKPTTPKPTTPKPTTPKPTTTPKPTTTKRTTKATRPTTTTTRRTTEATKPTTTTKKPPHSCCSCGPGGNACAGCPPREHLCQELINSARNLEQRIRQCVCGQASWLL